The Calothrix sp. PCC 7507 DNA segment TCGTCGCGCCTTCTACCTGTTAAACCTGCTAAACCTAATAAACCAATTAATCCTAGCCAACCCCAATCAAAATCATCCCGGCGATCGTAGGTTGTAGTCCTTGGAGCAACGTCTGTTCTGGGTGAAGTAGTAGTAACCTGGGCTTGCACAGGTAAAGTTAAAGGCAAAATTGCCATACTTAAGGTGAGAACACCCGCGCCAACCGCTTTGCTAAAACTATGTGACATGGTGAAAGTTCCTCATTGGGACCAAAGTTATTCACCACTCTATCGAGTCCCAAAATAAGCAGAATCAATCTGTAGCTATAGACTAGGAGTTTTTTTAACTCACGCTCAGGATATACAACATGCTTGAACAGTAGGGTGACGCAAATAAAGCTAACTGGTGAGGATTGTCATTTGTCATTTGTCAGGGTTTCAGGTGTATTTACGTTTCGTAATATAGTTGAGTTTATTCTTGCCGACTTAATTACGCGATCGCTTAATAATTTTTCATTGCCCGTTGAATGTCACGTTGATCTTGGCGTCGTTTCAGGTCTTCTCGCTTATCGTGGAGCTTTTTACCTTTGCCCAGCGCTATACTCACTTTCACTCGGCCCCGTTTGAAATACATCTTTAAAGGAACTAAAGTTAAACCTTGCTGTTCCACTTTGCCAATTAACTTGCGGATTTCCTGGCGATGTAGTAACAACTTACGTGTGCGGCGAGGTTCATGATTAAAATATTGTCCGCTAGCTGTGTACGGGGAGATATGCACGTTAATTAACCATGCTTCACCATCACGAATCAAAGCATAGCCATCTTGGAGATTGACTTTGCCTGCGCGAATCGACTTCACTTCGGTTCCTGCCAATTGAATTCCAGCTTCGTAAGTCTCTAGGATTTCATACAAATAACGAGCTTGTCGATTGTCACTAATAACTTTAAAACTTTCGCTCTTTTCACTCATTGAATATTCGGCGTGCGTTAAATATGTCTAACAAATCGTTTGAAATGGCTTGAAAATGGGGAATAAGGGATGGAGGATAGAGATTTTTATCCTTTGTTATGGGTTTTTCCCGTGATTGACTGGCTGGTAAACTTATTGGGAGAATATTAAACTGGCATAAATGGTTACTTGGATATCAGGCTTATCTTAATCTAATGTAGCTTTTTCAAGTTCCCAATTAAAAGTGGTTCCGCAATTTTTATTTTGGGGAAAATATGTAACAGGTAAATTTTAATTTACATTAAAATGAGCTATTACTCTATGTAACTTGCTTATTTGTAACAAAGTAACAAGCTTTTTTCACCTCACAAGCACTGGCGGGGGAATCTACGTTACAATTTATTAATACTTTCTAAAGATTTAATATTTTCTTTATAAATTAACCGTCAGGCAGTCATTAGCAGGTAATCCTGTCATAGTATGAAACATGAGAACACTATTCTTGCCTGTGTTCACTAGTAGCGCTCATAGAAGCAAATTTGTTAGTCAAAAAAATGCTAGGGGTGTACCATCAATGCCCTTGAAGATCCTTGTAGTGGATGACGATCTGGGTACTCGTCTGTCTATTAGCGACTATCTTGAACTGTCTGGCTACTCGTTGATTACGGCTAATGATGGTCAAGAGGCTTTGTCGATGGTGATGGAGTATCATCCTGATTTAATTGTCACCGATATTGTCATGCCACGGATGAACGGCTATGAATTAGTCCGCCGAGTGCGTCAACAACCAGGATATCGTTTATTACCTGTAATTTTATTAACAGCACGAACTAAGACTCAGGAACGAATTTTGGGATATCAATCAGGGTGCGATTTATATTTGCCGAAGCCGTTTGAACTAGAGGAGTTAGCCGCAGCGATTCGCAATCTTTTGGAGCGATCGCAAATAATTCAATCCGAGTACCGCTTTTCTCATAAAGAGAACTTGGACAATTCCACCCAAACCAGAGCAGTGGAAGGATATGACTCCCAGTATACTCATATTCACCAGTCTCAGCTAATTTCTTCTCTAACTACCAGAGAACAAGAAGTACTAGAACTGTTAACTCATGGTCTTTCTAATGCCGAAATGGGTCATCAGCTGCACCTGAGTCCGCGCACAGTAGAAAAGTACGTTAGCAGCTTATTGAGAAAAACAACAACTAGTAACCGAGCCGAACTAGTGCGTTTTGCAATTAAGCACGGTTTAGTAGAATAGATTGAAGTCTGAAGTCTGAAGTCTGAAGTCTGAAGTCTGAAGTCTAAAAAAACCGATACATGCCCCCCCCAATCTCAATCAACAGTCAACAGTCAACAGTTTTTCTGGCTCACAACATATTCCAGCAGTCCTTCACAAGCATCAACTAGTAAATCAATAACCTGATTAAATCCTTCTGAACCACCGTAATAGGGATCAGGAACTTGCTTGAGGGTGTGCTGAGAGCAAAAATCACACATCAAACGGACTTTATGGTTAAACTGCTGGCTGCGGTCAAGAGAGAGGATATTCTCATAATTTTCTTGATCCATCGCCAAAATCAAATCAAAGTCTTGAAAGTCTGACTTTTGAAACTGACGTGCTTGACCACGCAGTTTGATTCCCAGCTTTGTAGATGCGGCAGCACTCATGCGCCGATCAGGTGGGCTACCGACGTGATAACTCGATGTACCAGCAGAGTCACACAAAATACTTTCGCTCAAGCCAGCTTGAGCGATCAGATGATTCATAATGTTCTCTGCCGATGGCGATCGGCAGATGTTTCCTAGGCAAACAAACAGCAGCTTATAAGGCATAAATATCTCGCTTCGCAAAGTCAAAAGTCAAGAGTCCAAAGTCAAGAGTTCTTAATTTTGACTCTTGACTCTTGACTCTTGACCGTTGACTAAAACCCCGGTAACTCTAGCCCGCTGGTCAAGTCTTCCATGCGTTCCCGCATTGTTGCTGTGGATTTTTCATAGGCATTTTTCATGGCTGCTGTCACAAGATCCGAAAGTATTTCTGCTCCTTGTGCTAGGGCTTCTGGGGCAATTTCTACTCGCTTGGGTTCTTGATTACCACTGACAATCACCTTGACCAGACCACCGCCTGATTCTCCTAGAATCTCCATTTGCTCCAATTCTTCTTGGAGTCGCTTCGCACCTTCTTGAACTTGCTGTGCTTTTTTGAAAGCTTCGGCGAGTTCTTTCATTTTTCCTAAGCCAAAGCCAAATCCCTGTCCTTTTCCTGTCATAATCAATTGTCCGCGTGTGCGTTGAATTACAAATCAAATTCAATTATAGATGCGGTGAGTAATTTGCCTGTTTTTTTACTCGTAATTAATGTACCGTTTGCTGGAGATTGCTCAGGAGTTAGGAGTTAGGAGTCAAGGATTATTCCCCCATGCCCAACGCCCCATGCCCTTAACCAGCAGCTTGAAACTCTCCCAGCATTTTAACTTCTGGCTCTAGCCAAACTGACCAACGGTCTTGTACTTGGTGCTGAATATGGCGAATGAGGCAAAAGATATCACTAGCTTTTGCCCCACCACGGTTAACAATGAAATTGGCATGGAGTTGTGCCACTTGTGCCCCACCAATTTGAAACCCTTTGAGTCCAGTTTGTTCGATTAACCATCCTGCGGACTGAGGTTTAGGATTGCGGAACACGCTACCACAACTAGGGAAGTTGTAGGGTTGAGTGGACAGTCGATGCTGTTTGTGTTGTTTGGTTGCTGCCAAAACTTGTGCGGGATCAGCACCAGGTTGAAGTTGTAAGGTGGCGTGGGTAACAATTCGTTGACCCTGCTTTTCGGTGCGCGCAGTGTCCCCTAAGAACGGAGCATGGCTGCCTTGCAGTAATGAAGTCCGGTAGCTATAACCTAACTCTGAGGGAGTGAGAGTTTGTAGTGTACCGTCAGGTAGAAGTACTTGGGCACTAACTAACATATCTGCGATACAGCTACTGTGTGCGCCTGCATTCATAACGACGGCTCCCCCAACGGTTCCGGGGATACCCACAGCCCACTCCAATCCTTGCCAGCCCAAATCTGCTGCCTGCCACGCCAAGCTAGGGATTGATTCTCCGGCGGCGACTGTTAATTGACCTGTCTCTGGGTCAAAGTGGCTATAACGGAGATGACGAGTAGCAATCACTAAGCCTGGTAGACCGCGATCGCTCACTAATAGGTTAGAACCAGCACCTAGTATTGTTACTGAGAGCGCACGTTCTTTTGCGTACTCAATACCTGCTTGTAATGCTTCTATATTCCTGGGAGAAATGTACCATTCGGCCGCACCACCAACCCTATAGGAGGTAAACGCTGACAAGGATGCCTGGGACTTGATCACACAATCAGTACCCGGCAAGTAAATTACCTCACCCTTGACGGAATTAGCTGTTTCTTGTTTCTCTGTAGTCAAAGTAGAAACTGTGCAAACTTTGCCAGTCACCTGGGAGATTATCATCTTTTAGGTCAATCGGTAATTTTTTTACATTTATCTGCCGTAATAATACGGACATAACTAAATCTTGTTATGGAGCTTTTGCAAGATGGACAATGGGATTTAGCACCCAACTAATGTCCTCAATTTTAAGATGTGGCTTTCGCCGGTTCACAAAGGGTGGCGATGACTTCAGGAATCGCCTGATTTAAGTTCCCTGCACCCAGAAACAGCGCTAAGTCCCCAAGACGCAGCGTTTGCAGCAAGAACTCGCATATGTCAGGTAAGGTTGGCTGGTAAACCACTTGTGGGTGATGCTTGGCAATTGCCTTAGCCAACAGTTCACCACTGATTTGCTCTAAATTTGGTTCCCCTGCACTGTAAATATCGGTGATGACAACCAAATCAGCATGAGAAAAAGACTCGGCAAATTCTTCTAAAAATGTCAGTGTGCGACTGTAGCGATGGGGTTGGAAGATTGCAACGACTCTTTGCCCTGGTCTTGCCTGGAGACGTGCCGCAGCCAGAGTGACACGAATTTCGCTAGGGTGATGGGCATAGTCATCGATGAAGGTGATACCTCCGACTTCTCCCCGAAACTCAAAGCGGCGTCTTGCTCCTTCAAAGCTAGCAATACCTTTAGCTATCTCTCCAAATTCTAAACCTAAAACTCGACCTACTGCCACTGCGGCTAAGGCATTGCTGAGGTTGTGTCTGCTGAGTAGCCGCAAATTCAACACACCCAAGGCTTTGCCTCTCTCCCAAACTAAAGCCGTGGTGCCATCAGCGCGATAGTCAATATTGGTAACTGTGTAATCGGCGTTGGTTTCTGGGTGTAAGCTGTAGCTGATTGTTGGTTTTAGGCGATCGCGTACTGTTTCACAATCAATGCTAGCAACTAAAGTTTTACAACCTTTGGCAAACCTTTGGAAGATGTCCACCACTTCCTCTAATGTGTCGTAGTGATCTGGATGATCGAGTTCGACATTGGTGATAATACCTATCTCTGGAGCGTGTTTTACCAAGGAACCATCTGACTCATCTGCCTCAGCTACTAAGTAGCGACTTTCTCCTAGTCGGGCATTACCTTCCCAAGCATTCACCTCTCCACCCACAAGAATTGTTGGATCTAATCCAGCTTCTAGTAGCATATAACCAATCATACTACTAGTTGTAGTTTTGCCGTGGGTTCCAGCAACTGCAATACTGTAGTAGTCAGCAATTAAAGCAGCTAGTACATCCGAACGATGTAAAATTGGGCAGCCTAATTCCAGCGCTGCTCTGTATTCTAAATTGTTTGTGTTAATTGCTGTTGAACAAATTACTTGTGGCAGTATTGACTGAGTAATAGCAGGTAATTCTGCTTGTGATTTTTGTAAGTTTAAACCTACTTCAGCCGATACCTTGGGACGAAAGAATTCGAGATTGCTTGCCTCTTGTCTACCAAAAATATGAGTCCCGATAGATTCCAATTTTCGCGTAATGTGGTTAGGACGAAGATCCGAACCTGACACTGGCAATTGCCGCTTTGCTAGCACGTAAGCAAGCGCGGACATCCCTATACCACCAATTCCAATGAAATGAAACGGTTTACCGTTAAAATCTACAGAGTTACTCATTGATTTCTCCTCTTACACCACACCACACCATAATCACAAATGACACGCGTATCATAACAGGAATTTGATTTTTACTGTAACTGCTCCTGTATCATTCTTATATTTAATGTTCTTTTGATTTTTCTCCTCTTGTTTTGGTTGTTCAGAATGATTTTACCTTTGTTGGAGGTTTTTGTTATTTCTGAACTGTATCTTATGACTATTCTGATAATTTTCGCCGCATCGGGAAAGAAATTCTTGTAATGTCAAATACATATCTAGAGTTTCTTTACTGGAATTGGCTTGAAGAGCAGACTCATGATGAAACTACTTTCAAATTACATCAAAAGATTCAAACAGAATTGACTACAATAGTACATTAGATAACGAAACTATTTTGCAATTGAATATAAGTCCAATCTAACTGGATGCAGCAAATAGCAATTTTTGGTGGCACATTCGATCCAATTCATTGGGGACACCTGCTCGTAGCCGAGACAGCTTTGCATCAAGTATCCCTAGATCAAGTAATTTGGCTACCATCGCTAAATCCTCCACATAAACAAGCGGCTTTATTTGAGCATCGAGTAGAAATGCTACAACGAGCCACAGAAGATCATCCCGCGTTTACTGTCTCACTAATTGAGTTAAATCGCTCTGGGATGTCCTATGCCATCAATAGCCTGACCGACTTATCTGCTTTTTACCCAAATACTCACTGGTACTGGATTATTGGCTTGGATGCTTTCCAAACCTTACCCCGTTGGTATCGTGGATACGAACTAGCACAAATGTGTGATTGGTTAATCGCACCCAGACTCTTAGGTGGTGAGACTATAGCTCAAAGTGAGTTGATCTGCAAGCAAGTGGAGCAACAACTGCAAAATCAGTCTTCTACTATTCACTGGCAATTCCTGAATATACCCTTAGTAGGAGTTTCGTCAAGTCTAATTCGTCAATGTATTCGCAAAAATCACTCGATTCGCTATCTAGTTCCCGAATCGGTAAGGTCTTACATCACCGCTCACCAGCTTTACTCAAATAAATCTGAATAAATTATGTGTTTTTTTTCTAGATTAAACACTTTATGGTTATTAATGCTCCCCCCCTTTGCGATATGATTGGGTTCAAGATATCAACTTATAAGCATAAATACAGAGGGCAAGACACTGTGATTAGAGTTGCAATCAACGGTTTTGGGCGCATTGGACGTAACTTTGCACGTTGCTGGCTAGGTAGAGAAAACAGCAATATCGACCTTGTTGCTGTCAATGACACGTCAGACCCTAGAACCAACGCTCACTTGTTAAAGTACGATTCGATGTTAGGGAAGTTAAAGAATGCTGACATTTCAGCTGATGATAACTCCATCACCGTTAACGGTAAAACCATTAAATGTGTATCTGATCGCAATCCAGAAAACTTGCCCTGGAGAGACTGGGGAATTGACCTAATTATCGAAGCAACGGGTGTTTTTACTAGCAAGGAAGGGGCACTAAAGCATGTGAATGCTGGAGCCAAGAAGGTGTTAATCACCGCTCCTGGTAAAAATGAGGATGGTACTTTTGTGATGGGTGTGAATCATCACGATTATGACCACAACGTACACAACGTCATCAGCAATGCTAGCTGTACCACCAACTGCTTGGCGCCGATCGCCAAAGTGTTGAATGATAAATTTGGCATCATTAAAGGTACGATGACCACTACCCACAGCTACACAGGTGATCAGCGCTTGCTAGATGCTTCTCACCGGGATTTGCGTCGGGCTAGAGCAGCAGCCATCAACATTGTACCCACCTCCACCGGTGCAGCAAAAGCTGTGGCATTGGTAATCCCAGACCTGAAAGGCAAGCTGAATGGCGTTGCCTTACGTGTTCCTACTCCGAACGTATCAATGGTAGATTTCGTAGTCCAGGTTGAAAAGCGTACTATTACGGAAGAAGTCAACCAAGCTCTGAAAGATGCTGCGGAAGGGCCACTAAAAGGGATTTTGGACTACAGCGAACTACAACTTGTATCATCGGATTATCAAGGTAGTGACGCTTCTTCGATTGTTGATGCTAACTTAACTTTGGTATTGGGTAATGACTTAGTGAAAGTCATGGCTTGGTATGACAACGAGTGGGGCTACAGCCAGCGCGTGTTGGATTTGGCTGAACTCGTAGCTGTGAAGTGGCAATAATCAGTGAACAGTGAACAGTGAACAGTTATCAAGGTTCTTGAGTTGTTAACTGATAACTGATAACTGATAACTGATAACTGGTTACTGACTAAAATGTTGAAATCCCTGGCTAAGACTCAGTACTTGGTCGGGGATTTCTTGGTTTTCATGGTGCAGTAGTACTTGTGTTCCGGATGTGATGGTGCCGACGATCGCAGCACCATGTCCCAGATGTTTTACTAAAGTAGATGCTGGTTCTTTTGCTAAACACAGCACTAATTCAAAGTCTTCGCCGCCGTATAAGGCATATTCCAGGGCTTGCTTCTTTGTCAGCCAGTGGTCAAAGGCGACTGGTAAGCTAATTTGTGGCGCTGACAGAATAGCACCAACACCACTGGCGCGGCAAATTTGCATAACTGCATCTGCTAAACCATCGCTGCTGTCCATACCAGCGATCGCAATTTTTGATTGTAGAACAATTTCCCAGAGTGTAGGTAAGACATCTAAACGTGGCTGGGGACGCTGGTGTGCGGCGATTAAAGCTGCCTTGTCTCCATCATTGAGGTTTTGTCTTAATTCGGGATGTAAGAGCAATTCTAAGCCCGCACGGGAGGCTCCATGAACACCTGTCACCACGATCGCATCTCCCACTTTTGCAGATGAACGACGGATAATGTGATCGGGGTTGACTTCACCAAAGGCGGTGATGGCTAGAGTAATTACAGGCGATCGCACAATATCACCGCCCACAATTGGAGTATTGTACTTTTGCAGGCATTGTGTCATTCCCTCATACAAGCGTTCCACCCAACTGACACTCACTTCACCCGGAATTCCTAGCCCAACTGTGATTCCCAGTGGCGAAGCACCCATCGCCGCCAAATCTGATAAATTAGCCGCCGCAGCCCGCCAACCAGCATCTTCTGGGGAGGTGGTAACATCGCTAAAATGCACGCCATCTACCAATACATCTGTTGTCACTACTAAAAATTTTTCCGGCGCAGTGACAAGTACTGCTGCATCGTCCCCAATAATCTCTGGAGGACAAAAACGCTGCAATCTTGCTAACAGTCCTTGTTCGCCAATATTTTTTAGTTGATCATTTGTCATTTGTCAAAAGGCAGAAAGTACAAGACTAAAGAATGAAATTTCATACTTCATACTTTTTTCGCATCTGCATCTTATTTTTGCTTATCCCCATCTTCCCTAAACCCTTACACCCCTGTACCTCTAACTCTTTAAGTTACGATAAAAGTATCGTCTAGGGGGATTTGGGAATGGTAACTACACCAGTAAAAAAGCTCACATTTGAAGAGTACTTAATTTATGATGATGGCAGTGGTTTTCACTACGAGCTAGTAGATGGCAGACTGGAATTAATGAATCCCCCTACAATTCAACATTTCTTGATTGTCGCTTTTTTAGATACCGCGTTCATCGCGGAAATCCAGCGGTTGAGTTTACCTTGGTTAACTTTTCGGGAAACTGGGACGAGGACGGGGAAAAATAAGTCTAGGTTAACTGACTTATCTGTGGTGACGCAGGAGCAAGCAAGAGAATTGATTCATGCATCAGCAGTCTTTGAATTACCACCATTACTAATTGTAGAGGTAGTTAGCCCAGATTCTATCAAGCGGGACTATCGCTATAAGCGGTCTGAATATGCGGCGGTTGAAATACCGGAATATTGGATTGTAGACCCACTAAAAGAAAAGATTTCTGTGCTGTGGCTGGAAGAAGGATTTTACGAAGAGACGGTGTTTACTGGCAACCAACAAGTTATATCACGGACTTTCCCAGAATTAGCCATAACTGTTGATCAAGTGTTCAGTGCAGGTAATCTTTAGTTGAGAGCAGAGGAGTCAGAATTCAGGAGTTATGAATATATAGCAATTCTCTGATGAATGAAATACACTTTTCCTCAAAGGAGCCAGAAAAATTCTCCTGAATTCTGACTCCCCGATGAGGAATGTATTGCACTTGGCTGAAAACCCCTATACAAGACTCCTGACTCCTAAATTCTGACTCCATGATTACGCTGCTTGTGGCTCTACTAAATTTTCGATTCCCTGGACGACGGTTGCAGATTCAATTTTGTCACCCGCCTTCAGTTTATCTAGAATTTCTTGACCTTCTGTGAGATAGCCAAACACAGAGTAGCGTCCATCTAACAAATTACGTCCAGCTGGGGTGAGTTCTGGCTCAAACAGAAAGAAGAAAAATTGCGAAGAACCGCCATTCACTTCATCTTCAGGACGCGCCATAACTACTGCACCAAAGGACGAGAAGGGCAAAACTGGCATATCGATATAACGGCCAGCTTCTTCGAGAGTAATGCCATAGGTAGGTTTTTTGTCACCTTCAACTAGGACTTCTAAGGGAACGGCGCGGTATTTACCCGTGTTAGGGTCAATAAAGCCTACGTCCTTCCCTGGAGGATCGCCAGTTTGCAAAAAGTAAGATTCTTCAGAACGGGTGAATTCTAAACCGTTATAAAAACCACGTTGCACTAAATCAACAAAATTACCAGCAGTTACAGGGGCGCTGTAACCGTCTACCACCAGAGTCAGGTTGCCTTTGTTGGTTTTGATTGCCACAGTGGCACGACCTTTTAATTGGGGTAGGTTACTATACTCTGTAGGCACTTCAAAAGGAAATTTCTTGACCATTGCCTCTTCGAGTAGAGTCACTATATCTAGTAACTTTGCTCTTTCTGACTTAATTTTTTCCTTATCTTTGACTTTCACCAATTCTTGTAATTCACCCACGCCAGATTTTAACTCAGCAATCCAAGCTTCGGCTTGGGGTTGGCGTTCTGCGGGAACGCTTGCTAGGATTTGGGAGGGTTTATCAAGAACTCTGGATGCATTGCTGAGGTCTTTAGAGATAGCACCCCACCGCCGATTCGCCCGCAGTTGGTTGGAGATATCTTCTAAACTGGCTTGTAGTTGTCTTACGGGTTTATTATCTATCGGGAGTGCATACCGCAACAGCGCTCTGCCGTCAGTAATCGCATTTCCAGATGGTAGGGCGGCGCTACTGGAGGGAGTCCACCCGGCTGTACTTATGCCTAAAAATACTGTCACCAGCAGTATTGCCATGAGGCTGTGATTCAGCCAGGATTTTAATGAGTTAATCATGGGATGGCTCAAATGCAGCATCAAATTGTTGACTGTACGTAACCCATCAATCATCTTCTCACAGTATTGGGGACTGGGGCATGGGGACTGGGGACTGGGGATTGGAGACTGGGGTAGAAGATTACTAACTCTTGACTCTGGACTTTCGACTTTTGACTCTGGACAAATGACAAATGCCCAATCACAAATGACAAATGCCCAATGACTCCTGTGGAAAGGTACAATAAATGCCGATTGTCTTCCAAAATTTGAAAGCTTCATGATCTCCAGTAACGATTTTCGACCCGGTGTTTCAATTGTGTTAGATGGGTCTGTATGGCGAGTGATAGATTTCCTCCACGTCAAGCCAGGCAAGGGTTCTGCTTTTGTGCGAACGACACTTAAAAACGTCCAAACGGGGAAGCAGCTGGAAAGAACTTTCCGGGCGGGGGAAAGTGTACCGCAAGCCAATATAGAAAAAATCACGATGCAGCATACCTATAAAGACGGCGATGAGTTTGT contains these protein-coding regions:
- a CDS encoding WGxxGxxG family protein encodes the protein MSHSFSKAVGAGVLTLSMAILPLTLPVQAQVTTTSPRTDVAPRTTTYDRRDDFDWGWLGLIGLLGLAGLTGRRRDDEPTRYRDPNAPGATSYRD
- the smpB gene encoding SsrA-binding protein SmpB; amino-acid sequence: MSEKSESFKVISDNRQARYLYEILETYEAGIQLAGTEVKSIRAGKVNLQDGYALIRDGEAWLINVHISPYTASGQYFNHEPRRTRKLLLHRQEIRKLIGKVEQQGLTLVPLKMYFKRGRVKVSIALGKGKKLHDKREDLKRRQDQRDIQRAMKNY
- a CDS encoding response regulator transcription factor, with amino-acid sequence MPLKILVVDDDLGTRLSISDYLELSGYSLITANDGQEALSMVMEYHPDLIVTDIVMPRMNGYELVRRVRQQPGYRLLPVILLTARTKTQERILGYQSGCDLYLPKPFELEELAAAIRNLLERSQIIQSEYRFSHKENLDNSTQTRAVEGYDSQYTHIHQSQLISSLTTREQEVLELLTHGLSNAEMGHQLHLSPRTVEKYVSSLLRKTTTSNRAELVRFAIKHGLVE
- a CDS encoding low molecular weight protein-tyrosine-phosphatase, with protein sequence MPYKLLFVCLGNICRSPSAENIMNHLIAQAGLSESILCDSAGTSSYHVGSPPDRRMSAAASTKLGIKLRGQARQFQKSDFQDFDLILAMDQENYENILSLDRSQQFNHKVRLMCDFCSQHTLKQVPDPYYGGSEGFNQVIDLLVDACEGLLEYVVSQKNC
- a CDS encoding YbaB/EbfC family nucleoid-associated protein, producing the protein MTGKGQGFGFGLGKMKELAEAFKKAQQVQEGAKRLQEELEQMEILGESGGGLVKVIVSGNQEPKRVEIAPEALAQGAEILSDLVTAAMKNAYEKSTATMRERMEDLTSGLELPGF
- the murB gene encoding UDP-N-acetylmuramate dehydrogenase, with the protein product MIISQVTGKVCTVSTLTTEKQETANSVKGEVIYLPGTDCVIKSQASLSAFTSYRVGGAAEWYISPRNIEALQAGIEYAKERALSVTILGAGSNLLVSDRGLPGLVIATRHLRYSHFDPETGQLTVAAGESIPSLAWQAADLGWQGLEWAVGIPGTVGGAVVMNAGAHSSCIADMLVSAQVLLPDGTLQTLTPSELGYSYRTSLLQGSHAPFLGDTARTEKQGQRIVTHATLQLQPGADPAQVLAATKQHKQHRLSTQPYNFPSCGSVFRNPKPQSAGWLIEQTGLKGFQIGGAQVAQLHANFIVNRGGAKASDIFCLIRHIQHQVQDRWSVWLEPEVKMLGEFQAAG
- the murC gene encoding UDP-N-acetylmuramate--L-alanine ligase; this translates as MSNSVDFNGKPFHFIGIGGIGMSALAYVLAKRQLPVSGSDLRPNHITRKLESIGTHIFGRQEASNLEFFRPKVSAEVGLNLQKSQAELPAITQSILPQVICSTAINTNNLEYRAALELGCPILHRSDVLAALIADYYSIAVAGTHGKTTTSSMIGYMLLEAGLDPTILVGGEVNAWEGNARLGESRYLVAEADESDGSLVKHAPEIGIITNVELDHPDHYDTLEEVVDIFQRFAKGCKTLVASIDCETVRDRLKPTISYSLHPETNADYTVTNIDYRADGTTALVWERGKALGVLNLRLLSRHNLSNALAAVAVGRVLGLEFGEIAKGIASFEGARRRFEFRGEVGGITFIDDYAHHPSEIRVTLAAARLQARPGQRVVAIFQPHRYSRTLTFLEEFAESFSHADLVVITDIYSAGEPNLEQISGELLAKAIAKHHPQVVYQPTLPDICEFLLQTLRLGDLALFLGAGNLNQAIPEVIATLCEPAKATS
- the nadD gene encoding nicotinate (nicotinamide) nucleotide adenylyltransferase, with product MQQIAIFGGTFDPIHWGHLLVAETALHQVSLDQVIWLPSLNPPHKQAALFEHRVEMLQRATEDHPAFTVSLIELNRSGMSYAINSLTDLSAFYPNTHWYWIIGLDAFQTLPRWYRGYELAQMCDWLIAPRLLGGETIAQSELICKQVEQQLQNQSSTIHWQFLNIPLVGVSSSLIRQCIRKNHSIRYLVPESVRSYITAHQLYSNKSE
- a CDS encoding type I glyceraldehyde-3-phosphate dehydrogenase gives rise to the protein MIRVAINGFGRIGRNFARCWLGRENSNIDLVAVNDTSDPRTNAHLLKYDSMLGKLKNADISADDNSITVNGKTIKCVSDRNPENLPWRDWGIDLIIEATGVFTSKEGALKHVNAGAKKVLITAPGKNEDGTFVMGVNHHDYDHNVHNVISNASCTTNCLAPIAKVLNDKFGIIKGTMTTTHSYTGDQRLLDASHRDLRRARAAAINIVPTSTGAAKAVALVIPDLKGKLNGVALRVPTPNVSMVDFVVQVEKRTITEEVNQALKDAAEGPLKGILDYSELQLVSSDYQGSDASSIVDANLTLVLGNDLVKVMAWYDNEWGYSQRVLDLAELVAVKWQ
- the thiL gene encoding thiamine-phosphate kinase, whose translation is MTNDQLKNIGEQGLLARLQRFCPPEIIGDDAAVLVTAPEKFLVVTTDVLVDGVHFSDVTTSPEDAGWRAAAANLSDLAAMGASPLGITVGLGIPGEVSVSWVERLYEGMTQCLQKYNTPIVGGDIVRSPVITLAITAFGEVNPDHIIRRSSAKVGDAIVVTGVHGASRAGLELLLHPELRQNLNDGDKAALIAAHQRPQPRLDVLPTLWEIVLQSKIAIAGMDSSDGLADAVMQICRASGVGAILSAPQISLPVAFDHWLTKKQALEYALYGGEDFELVLCLAKEPASTLVKHLGHGAAIVGTITSGTQVLLHHENQEIPDQVLSLSQGFQHFSQ
- a CDS encoding Uma2 family endonuclease, whose amino-acid sequence is MVTTPVKKLTFEEYLIYDDGSGFHYELVDGRLELMNPPTIQHFLIVAFLDTAFIAEIQRLSLPWLTFRETGTRTGKNKSRLTDLSVVTQEQARELIHASAVFELPPLLIVEVVSPDSIKRDYRYKRSEYAAVEIPEYWIVDPLKEKISVLWLEEGFYEETVFTGNQQVISRTFPELAITVDQVFSAGNL
- a CDS encoding peptidylprolyl isomerase, which codes for MLHLSHPMINSLKSWLNHSLMAILLVTVFLGISTAGWTPSSSAALPSGNAITDGRALLRYALPIDNKPVRQLQASLEDISNQLRANRRWGAISKDLSNASRVLDKPSQILASVPAERQPQAEAWIAELKSGVGELQELVKVKDKEKIKSERAKLLDIVTLLEEAMVKKFPFEVPTEYSNLPQLKGRATVAIKTNKGNLTLVVDGYSAPVTAGNFVDLVQRGFYNGLEFTRSEESYFLQTGDPPGKDVGFIDPNTGKYRAVPLEVLVEGDKKPTYGITLEEAGRYIDMPVLPFSSFGAVVMARPEDEVNGGSSQFFFFLFEPELTPAGRNLLDGRYSVFGYLTEGQEILDKLKAGDKIESATVVQGIENLVEPQAA